The proteins below are encoded in one region of Belonocnema kinseyi isolate 2016_QV_RU_SX_M_011 chromosome 1, B_treatae_v1, whole genome shotgun sequence:
- the LOC117171472 gene encoding deoxyribose-phosphate aldolase-like, with product MKEEFGTLAISMDNHHIFFNEAAINNRAKGFIFQATTLEGNNRIAWLLKAITFIDLTTLGGDDTETNVKALCYKAVNPISLAFDFEKIRTAAVCVYPARVEDAVSALAEFNGQDVEVASGNKL from the exons ataatcaccatattttttttaacgaagcgGCTATAAACAATAGGGCGAAAGGATTTATATTTCAGGCTACAACATTGGAAGGTAATAATAGAATTGCTTGGTTGTTGAAAGCCATCACTTTTATTGATTTAACAACATTGGGAGGCGACGACACAGAAACTAACGTTAAAGCTCTTTGTTATAAG gcaGTAAATCCAATTTCTCTGGCTTTTGATTTTGAGAAAATTCGCACAGCAGCGGTTTGTGTTTATCCAGCAAGAGTTGAAGATGCAGTTTCTGCTTTAGCAGAATTTAATGGCCAAGATGTCGAGGTGGCTAGTggtaataaattgtaa